From Novipirellula galeiformis, the proteins below share one genomic window:
- a CDS encoding sensor histidine kinase, giving the protein MFERRSLTAPITLGVVMIVIVVVLAAVWVIASWLSAQGGQASKPVFWVILATGAILLAGMLAGSIAYLTLTVKAVNLNRRQSNFIDSVTHELKSPIASLKLYLQTLTRRSVGEEQQKDFHRFMLEDVERLDALINHLLDAARIERGTEPSESERVRLDQLLIQCSSAACLQYRVPQDTITVDSPPITLRSQPVQLEILFRNLIDNAVKYGGTPSRVAVTVRVTGDQQVVVSIIDNGNGIPANQKRKVFGRFVRLGNELERSQPGTGLGLHLVRNVTKTVGGTVRILDRTDQPGTEFQVTLGGLVASPETSSP; this is encoded by the coding sequence ATGTTTGAACGTCGTTCCTTGACGGCTCCCATCACATTGGGAGTGGTGATGATCGTCATCGTCGTTGTGTTAGCGGCCGTTTGGGTGATCGCCAGCTGGTTGAGCGCCCAGGGAGGGCAGGCTTCGAAGCCCGTTTTTTGGGTGATTCTTGCCACCGGAGCGATCCTGCTTGCCGGAATGCTGGCCGGTTCGATCGCCTATCTTACTTTGACGGTCAAGGCGGTGAATTTGAATCGACGGCAATCGAACTTTATTGATTCGGTTACCCACGAGCTGAAAAGCCCGATCGCTTCATTAAAGCTCTATTTGCAAACCTTGACTCGGCGAAGCGTTGGCGAAGAGCAGCAGAAGGATTTTCATCGTTTCATGCTTGAAGATGTTGAGCGACTCGATGCCTTGATCAATCACCTGCTCGATGCCGCTCGGATCGAACGAGGAACCGAGCCGAGTGAGAGCGAGCGTGTCCGTTTGGATCAGTTGTTGATCCAATGCAGTTCCGCAGCCTGCTTGCAGTATCGAGTTCCGCAGGACACGATCACGGTCGATAGCCCCCCAATCACGCTGCGTAGCCAACCGGTGCAGTTGGAAATCTTGTTTCGAAATCTCATTGATAACGCGGTAAAGTATGGCGGGACACCCTCGCGGGTAGCGGTAACGGTTCGGGTTACCGGCGACCAGCAAGTCGTGGTGTCGATCATCGATAACGGAAATGGCATTCCGGCAAACCAGAAACGTAAAGTGTTTGGACGGTTCGTGCGGTTGGGTAACGAGTTGGAGCGTAGTCAGCCGGGCACCGGGCTGGGGCTTCATCTGGTTCGCAATGTGACCAAAACGGTGGGAGGAACCGTGCGGATCTTGGATCGCACCGACCAACCGGGAACGGAATTTCAAGTCACCCTTGGTGGGCTGGTCGCCAGCCCCGAAACGAGTTCACCGTAG